The following proteins come from a genomic window of Candidatus Aminicenantes bacterium:
- a CDS encoding sigma 54-interacting transcriptional regulator, with amino-acid sequence RLIAASNIDLGRAVAEGRFREDLFYRLNVVEIEVPPLRERREDIEAIARNMLLFFGRNSHRAFKGFGEEALAALSKYSWPGNLRELRNTIERITIFCKTEIVGRECLPDKICASEELPRLGDAVPLDRIEEVHIRRILAATSSLQQAAETLGIDQATLWRKRKKYNI; translated from the coding sequence CGGCTGATCGCCGCCTCCAACATCGACCTGGGCAGGGCCGTGGCCGAGGGCAGGTTCAGGGAAGACCTGTTCTACCGCCTGAACGTGGTGGAGATCGAGGTCCCCCCCCTGCGCGAAAGAAGGGAGGACATCGAGGCCATCGCCCGCAACATGCTCCTTTTTTTCGGCCGCAACAGCCACCGGGCATTCAAGGGATTTGGCGAGGAAGCGTTGGCGGCTCTCAGCAAATACTCCTGGCCGGGGAACCTGCGCGAACTGCGCAATACCATCGAGCGCATCACCATCTTCTGCAAGACGGAGATCGTCGGCAGGGAATGCCTTCCGGACAAGATCTGCGCGAGCGAGGAACTCCCGCGCCTGGGAGACGCTGTTCCCCTGGACCGCATCGAGGAAGTCCATATCCGCCGGATCCTGGCGGCGACGTCCTCCCTGCAGCAGGCGGCGGAAACCTTGGGCATTGACCAGGCGACCCTTTGGCGCAAAAGGAAAAAATACAACATCTGA